One Panicum virgatum strain AP13 chromosome 9K, P.virgatum_v5, whole genome shotgun sequence genomic region harbors:
- the LOC120652717 gene encoding mitochondrial succinate-fumarate transporter 1-like, protein MASSSSSSPPSPPPPGAASPAEEPRGGGRPPVPPYVKAAAGSLGGVMEACCLQPIDVVKTRLQLDRSGAYRGIAHCGATVARAEGVRALWKGLTPFATHLTLKYALRLGSNAVLQSAFKDPATGKVSAHGRLASGFGAGVIEALLIVTPFEVVKIRLQQQKGLSPDLLRYKGPIHCARTIVREEGLLGLWSGALPTVMRNGTNQAAMFSAKNTFDIVLWKKHEGDGKVLLPWQSMISGFLAGTAGPVCTGPFDVVKTRLMAQGRTGDMKYTGMVHAIRTIYTEEGLRALWKGLLPRLMRIPPGQAIMWAVADQVMGLYERSYLQPAHV, encoded by the exons atggcctcctcctcctcctcctcgcctccatcgccgccgccgcccggggcgGCGTCCCCGGCCGAGGAGCCCCgcgggggaggccggccgccggTCCCGCCGTacgtgaaggcggcggcgggctccctGGGCGGCGTCATGGAGGCGTGCTGCCTGCAGCCGATCGACGTCGTCAAGACGCGGCTGCAGCTCGACCGCTCGGGGGCCTACCGGGGCATCGCGCACTGcggcgccaccgtcgcccgcgcCGAGGGCGTGCGCGCGCTCTGGAAGGGGCTCACGCCCTTCGCCACCCACCTCACGCTCAAGTACGCGCTGCGCCTCGGCTCCAACGCTGTGCTGCAGTCCGCCTTCAAGGACCCCGCCACCGGCAAGGTCTCCGCGCACGGGCGCCTCGCGTCCGGGTTCGGCGCCGGCGTCATCGAGGCGCTCCTCATCGTCACCCCCTTTGAG GTGGTAAAGATTAGATTGCAACAACAAAAAGGACTGAGCCCGGACTTGCTTAGATATAAAGGTCCCATACATTGTGCAAGGACTATAGTTCGGGAAGAAGGCCTACTTGGTCTGTGGTCTGGAGCATTACCAACTGTTATGCGCAATGGCACAAACCAAGCTGCAATGTTCTCAGCCAAGAACACATTTGACATTGTTCTATGGAAGAAGCATGAGGGAGATGGTAAGGTCCTCCTTCCATGGCAGTCCATGATCTCAGGGTTCCTTGCAGGAACCGCAGGGCCTGTCTGCACTGGACCCTTCGATGTTGTGAAGACTAGGTTAATGGCTCAAGGGAGAACTGGTGACATGAAGTACACAGGCATGGTCCATGCGATACGGACAATATACACCGAAGAGGGACTGCGAGCGCTGTGGAAAGGCTTGCTCCCCCGGCTTATGAGGATTCCACCTGGACAGGCTATAATGTGGGCAGTGGCTGATCAGGTGATGGGCCTCTATGAGCGAAGTTACCTCCAGCCAGCTCATGTTTGA